The segment TGGTGAAATTACAGATAAGCCGAGCAAACGTGAAATGGACGTGCTATTGACAACAGGAGAGCAAATCACAATTAGCTTACTGGCGATGGCTTTAAATGAAAAAGATGTTGAGGCAATTTCATTCACAGGCTGGCAAGCAGGAATGGAAACAGAAGCGGTACATGGAAATGCCCGCATTTTAAATATAAAAACAGAAAGAATCGAAGAGCATTTGATGGATGGCAAGGTTGTTATTGTCGCAGGCTTCCAAGGAATTACAGAAGGTGGAGACATCACAACACTTGGCCGCGGCGGCTCTGATACAACAGCGGTTGCACTTGCTGCAGCATTTAAAGCAGATAAATGTGATATTTATACAGATGTTACTGGTGTATATACAACAGATCCACGCTATGTGAAAGAAGCACGTAAGCTGCTTTCCATTTCATATGACGAAATGCTTGAGTTGGCAAACTTGGGTGCAGGGGTGCTTCATCCTCGTGCAGTAGAATATGCGAAAAACTACCAAATGCCGCTTGTCGTTCGTTCAAGCATGGAACAAGAAGAAGGAACTATCATCGAGGAGGAAGTATCAATGGAACAAAATTTAGTAGTGCGCGGAGTAGCATTTGAAGATAATATTACGAGTGTAACGGTGTTTGGCTTGAAAAACTCATTAACAAGTCTTTCAACAATCTTCTCAACATTAGCATCCAATCACATCAATGTCGATATTATCATCCAAAGCTTGACAGAAAGCCAAGCAACAAACCTATCTTTCTCTATTAAAGACAGTGATTTGGATGAGACAGTTAAAGTGCTTGAGGAAAATAAGGCAGTACTAGGCTACGATAAAGTCGCTTCAGAGCAAGGCCTTGCAAAAGTATCAATCGTTGGTTCTGGCATGATTTCAAACCCAGGTGTGGCAGCAGACATGTTTAAAGTTCTAGCAGAACAAGACATTGTTATTAAAATGGTAAGCACATCAGAAATCAAAGTTTCTACAGTTATTGAAAAAGGCAATATGGTGAAGGCTGTTGAAACACTTCATGATGCATTTGACTTGAGCAACCTGCCTGTGATTAATGCTTAATAACATAAAAGAATAAGATTTCTAAATTATAGGATTATACTTAAAATCACATATAAAAACGCTGTTGAATGTACAACAGCGTTTTTATATTATTCTTGGAAGAACTTCTTTAATACATCCTGTGTTCCACTTTCCCTTGGGACCAAAATAAAGCGAGAATATACCTCGGTTCCCGTTTTTAATTCCTCATCCATTAATTCAAAAACATCAAGAACCTTTACTAGCTTCCAGCATACTGTTTCCTCATACTGATTTTTATAATCGTGTTCCGCTTCTTCTCCTAGTTTTTTCCCAAGCAAGCTGGCATTTTCAGATGATTCTGCCTTAACTAATATATGGCTTTCCTCATACGTTTTAGTTGTGTTTTCATAATTCTCGTCTACTTGTTTTGGTTCTCCATTATGAACAGATTCATACAGAAGTGCCACGACAAACCACTTTTTGTCAGACATTTTCGGACCTCCTCTAAGTCACAAGTAATTCTATTTTTATTTTATATGGGATTTATCGCTGCACAACAAGTATTACGAAAAATGCAGGTGAATGTAATCCTTAGAAATAGCGTCTCAATAAAAAAGCGTGAAATTCAATGAAGAATTCACGCAGAAGTCTGTTTCGTACTATTGGTTTTTATTATGCAGGGTCTTTACTATCCCAGCGGACTGTAATCGTGATTTTTTTACCGCGGCGTTTTGGATCTTCAAACGCTTCTGCAACTAATTCTCTTATTTGTTCATGCTGCTGTGCTAAATAGCCTGCTTCGAGCTGAAACGTGCATTTCCCTTTTTCCTTAAGCCTTTTTTCAATTAAAGGGCTTGAGAGAGCATATTCCATTTCGTTTTTATTTGCTTTTACAATTTCGAGATGGCCCCAGCCTGCTTTTTCAAAGTAAGCAGCTGCCTCTTCCAAGTGTTCCAGTGGAAATGTTCGGGCAATTCTTTTTCCGGCCCAATATAAGATATCTGGAGTGTCTCTCCCAAGCAAGTCAGGTATTAGGATTTCACGCAGCAATTCGTATCCATATGCAGGTACGGTAAGAGAGTCTTCCTCCACTTTCGTTATTTGTTCTTCCGTTGTAATCTCGCTCAATTGTCTCTCTCCTCTTTCTACAATTCTATAAATATATGTTAATAAATTCTGTATATGCTTCGTAATTTCGACAAAAAATATATCGCTTTAATAGTATACTGTAAAATCCGGAAAAAAACATAGCAATAAGGGATTAATAACAGGAAAATCAGGTCTATTTTATTAGTTCTGTATGGCAAAATAACACATGATAGTTAGCTTTTCGTTTCTTAGAAAAATTTAAGTGAAAAAAAGCTAAGGTCCTTCTGGCATCTGGTCTATTAGCTTCTTTTATTTTTCCTGTACCCACTTGTTTCTATGCTAGAAAATAAAGTAGAAATTTTTCCAAGAGCAAAATCATATAATAAAAAAGGATAAATAAATCTGGAATAAATGTATCCGTTTTCTTGACCGAGATTTTTATTGGGGGTACAATGAAATTGTCACAGAATTGTAAGTTTTCTATCTTGTAATCGCTTTTATGAGTAAAAAGAACTATTTCATCATTTGGGGGGGGAAAAGTATGGCAAAAAATCGAGAGTTTCTGTTCAGAAGATTACATTCTTTACTGGGGGTCATTCCAGTAGGTGTATTTTTGATACAGCACTTGGTTGTTAACCACTTTGCTACAAAGGGACCGGAATCATTTAATAAGGCAGCTGGATTTATGGAGCAATTGCCATTTCGTTACTTTTTGGAAATTTTCGTGATTTTTTTACCAATCATTTATCATGCTGTATACGGTATTTATATTGCTATTACAGCCAAGAACAATACAAAAAACTATGGGTATTTCCGAAACTGGATGTTTTATATCCAAAGGGTCACAGGGATTGTGACATTGGTATTCATTGTATGGCATGTTTGGGAAACACGGGTAGCGGCTCAAATGGGGAAAGAGGTCAATTATAACATGATGGAGGAAATCTTAGGAAATCCTTGGATGTTTGCCTTCTATTTAGTTGGTGTTGTCTCTACTATCTTCCATTTCTCTAATGGTTTATGGTCATTCTGTGTCAGCTGGGGTATTACTGTTACACCTAAATCTCAAAGAATCAGTACATACGTTACGATTGGAATATTTATTGTTTTAACAACAATTGGCGTTAGAGCACTTTTAGCTTTTGTATAAAGTTTTAGATTAATAGAGCAATAGATTAAGGGAGTGGAATAAATGAGTAAAGGGAAAGTAATCATTGTAGGCGGCGGTTTAGCAGGACTAATGGCCACAATTAAAGTAGCGGAAACTGGGACACCTGTTGAATTGTTTTCCCTTGTGCCTGTTAAGCGTTCCCATTCTGTTTGTGCACAAGGCGGCATAAATGGTGCGGTAAACACGAAAGGAGAAGGAGATTCTCCTTGGGAGCATTTTGATGACACAGTGTATGGCGGAGATTTCTTAGCAAACCAACCGCCAGTAAAAGCAATGGCAGAAGCTGCACCTGGAATTATCCATTTGCTTGACCGTATGGGCGTTATGTTCAACAGAACACCAGAAGGTCTGCTAGATTTTCGACGCTTTGGAGGAACGCAATACCACCGAACAGCATTTGCTGGAGCAACAACAGGCCAGCAGCTTTTGTATGCATTAGATGAACAGGTGCGCAGATACGAGGTAGATGGACTAGTTGTCAAGTATGAAGGCTGGGAATTTCTTGGGGCAGTTCTTGATGATGACGGTGTTTGCCGCGGTATTAAAGCACAGGATTTGAAAACAATGGAAATTAAAGCCTTTCCTGGTGATGCTGTCATCATGGCAACAGGCGGGCCTGGTATTATCTTTGGAAAATCGACGAACTCTGTTATTAATACAGGTTCAGCGGCCGCAATTGCTTATCAGCAGGGCGCTTATTATGCAAATGGCGAGTTTATTCAAATTCACCCGACAGCTATTCCTGGTGATGACAAGCTGCGCTTAATGAGTGAATCAGCTCGTGGTGAAGGTGGAAGGGTTTGGACATATAAAGATGGTAAACCGTGGTACTTCCTTGAAGAAAAATACCCTGCCTATGGCAATCTAGTGCCAAGGGATATTGCAACAAGGGAAATTTTCCATGTATGTGTAGATCAAAAGCTTGGTATTAATGGCGAAAACATGGTGTATTTGGACTTGTCCCACAAAAATCCAAAGGAGCTAGACATTAAACTAGGCGGTATCATTGAAATTTATGAAAAGTTCATGGGAGACGACCCACGTAAAGTGCCGATGAAGATTTTCCCGGCAGTTCATTATTCTATGGGTGGATTATGGGTCGATTATGATCAAATGACAAATATTCCTGGCTTGTTTGCGGCAGGAGAATGTGATTATTCACAGCATGGTGCAAACCGTCTAGGAGCTAACAGCTTGCTGTCTGCTATTTATGGCGGTATGGTTGTTGGTCCGAATGCAGTTAAGTATATCAATGGGTTAAGCAAAAGCGCTGATGACTTATCATCCGTTCTGTTTGATAAGGCAATACAGGAAGAGCAAGGAAAATGGACTGACATCATGAAGCTTGATGGAACAGAAAATGCTTATGTACTGCATAAGGAATTAGGAGAATGGATGACAGATAATGTCACAGTTGTTCGCTATAATGACAAACTTCAGGATACGGACAACAAAATCCAGGAATTACTGGAACGCTATCAAAACATCAACATTAATGATACGGCGAAATGGAGCAACCAAGGAGCGGTCTTTACCCGTCAGCTTCAAAATATGCTGCAACTGGCAAGGGTTATAACAATTGGAGCATATAATCGTAATGAAAGCCGGGGCGCTCATTATAAACCTGATTTTCCAGAGAGAAATGATGAAGACTTCTTGAAAACAACAATGGCCAAGTTCGTATCAGAGAAGGAAGCGCCAAGCTTCCATTATGATGAGGTTGATACATCACTTATCAAGCCTAGAAAGCGGGATTATTCCAAACAAAAAGAAGGAGTGAAATAAGATGGGGGAAGCAAGTACGGTTACATTTCTGATTAAAAGGCAAGATGATCCTGATACAGCACCATATGCAGAAGAGTTTAAATTGCCTTATAGACCAAATATGAATGTCATCTCTGCCTTAATGGAAATACGAAGAAACCCGGTTAACAGCAAAGGCGAAAAAACAACTCCTATCTCTTGGGATATGAACTGCTTAGAGGAAGTATGCGGTGCTTGCTCAATGGTTATTAATGGAAAACCAAGACAGTCATGTACTGCATTAGTAGATCAGCTGGAGCAGCCGATCCGCTTGGAGCCAATGCGCACATTCCCAGTTGTCAGAGACCTGCAGGTTGACAGAACCCGTATGTTTGACAGCTTGAAAAAGGTAAAGGCTTGGATACCAATCGATGGCACTTATGACCTTGGACCAGGACCAAGAATGCCCGAGAAGAAAAGACAATGGGCATACGAATTATCTAAATGCATGACATGCGGCGTCTGCTTAGAAGCTTGTCCTAATGTTAACAGTAAATCAGACTTTATGGGACCTGCACCATTATCTCAAGTACGACTCTTTAATGCTCATCCAACAGGAGCAATGAACAAGTCTGACAGACTTGAGGAAATTATGGGAGATGGCGGTCTTGCGAATTGCGGTAACTCGCAAAACTGTGTTCAATCATGTCCGAAAGGCATACCATTGACAACATCGATTGCAGCACTGAACAGAGATACAACCTTTGAAGCATTCAAAAGCTTTTTTGGCAGTGACAGTGTTTAATAAAAAGGAGATGGCTGACAAAAACAGCTATCTCCTTTTTTAAATTATCATCAAGAGTGCAAAATAAAATTGGAAATGCAAAAGAAAAACATCTTCCTTGAGATGTTTTTTATTTGTATATTATGGTAGGTGAACTGATTTTAAATGGGTTAGCTTCCAATAAACAGGAGTACCCTCGGCTGTAATTATCTCTATAATATTATTGGAAATATTTTTTACTAATCCAATCTTGTCTGGCGCATCTCCGAGATCAAATACAAGCAATTGGTCAGTATATTTTTTTAATTGCTCTTCAAAAGTGCGGGCTAAAGGTATATTGGAGGGGACAATGGGAAGATTCGCATTATTCAATGTGTATGGTGTTAAATTAGAAGTGTATGGAATAAGCCATTTGATGTGATGCATCGAAATAAGAATAGTTTTAAAAACTGGAGAATAAAAAACAATATAGTCATTTAAAATATTAGTGATATAGCCATGAATAGACTTATTGCCAGTAACGAATAATTCTATAAATTGTCCCTTTGCATTATTTAGGATTTTACGATATGAAATGTTTTCATTATCATCTTGAAATGGCAAATCTCCGCTAAATGTATCAAGAGTGAATTCCGTTTCTCCTTTTAACGATTTTTTTATAGTATGAACATGGTTAAGTGGAATATAAAGGTACTTTTCTCCATCGTTAATCACGATAATATCT is part of the Niallia taxi genome and harbors:
- a CDS encoding DUF4288 domain-containing protein, which produces MSDKKWFVVALLYESVHNGEPKQVDENYENTTKTYEESHILVKAESSENASLLGKKLGEEAEHDYKNQYEETVCWKLVKVLDVFELMDEELKTGTEVYSRFILVPRESGTQDVLKKFFQE
- the sdhA gene encoding succinate dehydrogenase flavoprotein subunit, giving the protein MSKGKVIIVGGGLAGLMATIKVAETGTPVELFSLVPVKRSHSVCAQGGINGAVNTKGEGDSPWEHFDDTVYGGDFLANQPPVKAMAEAAPGIIHLLDRMGVMFNRTPEGLLDFRRFGGTQYHRTAFAGATTGQQLLYALDEQVRRYEVDGLVVKYEGWEFLGAVLDDDGVCRGIKAQDLKTMEIKAFPGDAVIMATGGPGIIFGKSTNSVINTGSAAAIAYQQGAYYANGEFIQIHPTAIPGDDKLRLMSESARGEGGRVWTYKDGKPWYFLEEKYPAYGNLVPRDIATREIFHVCVDQKLGINGENMVYLDLSHKNPKELDIKLGGIIEIYEKFMGDDPRKVPMKIFPAVHYSMGGLWVDYDQMTNIPGLFAAGECDYSQHGANRLGANSLLSAIYGGMVVGPNAVKYINGLSKSADDLSSVLFDKAIQEEQGKWTDIMKLDGTENAYVLHKELGEWMTDNVTVVRYNDKLQDTDNKIQELLERYQNININDTAKWSNQGAVFTRQLQNMLQLARVITIGAYNRNESRGAHYKPDFPERNDEDFLKTTMAKFVSEKEAPSFHYDEVDTSLIKPRKRDYSKQKEGVK
- a CDS encoding YslB family protein, which produces MSEITTEEQITKVEEDSLTVPAYGYELLREILIPDLLGRDTPDILYWAGKRIARTFPLEHLEEAAAYFEKAGWGHLEIVKANKNEMEYALSSPLIEKRLKEKGKCTFQLEAGYLAQQHEQIRELVAEAFEDPKRRGKKITITVRWDSKDPA
- a CDS encoding succinate dehydrogenase cytochrome b558 subunit is translated as MAKNREFLFRRLHSLLGVIPVGVFLIQHLVVNHFATKGPESFNKAAGFMEQLPFRYFLEIFVIFLPIIYHAVYGIYIAITAKNNTKNYGYFRNWMFYIQRVTGIVTLVFIVWHVWETRVAAQMGKEVNYNMMEEILGNPWMFAFYLVGVVSTIFHFSNGLWSFCVSWGITVTPKSQRISTYVTIGIFIVLTTIGVRALLAFV
- a CDS encoding aspartate kinase; translated protein: MGLVVQKFGGTSVGSADRIKHVAKRVIEEKNRGNDVVVVVSAMGKTTDSLVKLAGEITDKPSKREMDVLLTTGEQITISLLAMALNEKDVEAISFTGWQAGMETEAVHGNARILNIKTERIEEHLMDGKVVIVAGFQGITEGGDITTLGRGGSDTTAVALAAAFKADKCDIYTDVTGVYTTDPRYVKEARKLLSISYDEMLELANLGAGVLHPRAVEYAKNYQMPLVVRSSMEQEEGTIIEEEVSMEQNLVVRGVAFEDNITSVTVFGLKNSLTSLSTIFSTLASNHINVDIIIQSLTESQATNLSFSIKDSDLDETVKVLEENKAVLGYDKVASEQGLAKVSIVGSGMISNPGVAADMFKVLAEQDIVIKMVSTSEIKVSTVIEKGNMVKAVETLHDAFDLSNLPVINA
- a CDS encoding DUF2642 domain-containing protein, whose product is MDSFKKLKNEYVKVEISGKTTFSGILLDNGLDIIVINDGEKYLYIPLNHVHTIKKSLKGETEFTLDTFSGDLPFQDDNENISYRKILNNAKGQFIELFVTGNKSIHGYITNILNDYIVFYSPVFKTILISMHHIKWLIPYTSNLTPYTLNNANLPIVPSNIPLARTFEEQLKKYTDQLLVFDLGDAPDKIGLVKNISNNIIEIITAEGTPVYWKLTHLKSVHLP
- the sdhB gene encoding succinate dehydrogenase iron-sulfur subunit, with product MGEASTVTFLIKRQDDPDTAPYAEEFKLPYRPNMNVISALMEIRRNPVNSKGEKTTPISWDMNCLEEVCGACSMVINGKPRQSCTALVDQLEQPIRLEPMRTFPVVRDLQVDRTRMFDSLKKVKAWIPIDGTYDLGPGPRMPEKKRQWAYELSKCMTCGVCLEACPNVNSKSDFMGPAPLSQVRLFNAHPTGAMNKSDRLEEIMGDGGLANCGNSQNCVQSCPKGIPLTTSIAALNRDTTFEAFKSFFGSDSV